From one Patescibacteria group bacterium genomic stretch:
- a CDS encoding O-antigen ligase family protein — protein sequence MLPKVKKVCLAFISVGSFFILFLPLFVYKNVMYPYIFSKMIVFQILVEIIFVAWLFLAIYDKRYRPNFKNPLILTLTIFLSILILTAAVGVDFSRSFWSTQERMTGILAFVHFYLWFLVLSSTLKKWEDWRKLIFISLLCSFSVGLYGLAQRLGLDFVLRPNYPQMSATLGNPIYLAVYSMLHLFLTVFLFLKEKKPFRRGVALGFVFFNLGIIFLTASRMVIMASITSFLILGGYLLFNLSRYWIKFIFIPIFILLILALIGGLIFLQTQKGKPWIYQTPLLMYRFVYLSENIENRIIPWQAGWQGFLERPISGWGWENFHIIFNKYLKPKVYRWGEENSWFDKSHNQIIDVLSLTGIVGLISYLLIWIAIFYLLFKEIKKEQESQSRLSLIALTLLFLSYFLQNLTVFDTPGPLIIFYFSVAMIYFITQPQINISPEKSQTLPKKFQTDPKLKIQNSKQFSQSILILFFLIILPIMIYNFNLKPLYASQTAVKGFRLSQIDLKAGLEFYQKSLSVNTFINPEVRSLLIESFVKNQNKVQDEKTKREMIKFILFELEKNIQEHPRDVRYWIQLGQFYISAGMTEGKKEWLDKAEMAFEGAKKLSPQRQQVYFGLINTNLLKNDLETALNLAKEVVQLDPEVGDSRKALGVVYLRQGKFSEAINELEEADKKIDLYSDPLLILSWSNAYYQIDNLKRAIEIVEKAKGLHPNYVEIYTHLAVLYQKVGEKKKALEMVNKAVELKPSLKEEAEQFLQLLK from the coding sequence ATGCTACCGAAGGTTAAAAAAGTTTGTTTGGCTTTTATCTCTGTAGGATCATTTTTCATTTTATTTCTCCCCCTTTTTGTCTATAAGAACGTAATGTATCCCTATATTTTTAGCAAAATGATTGTTTTTCAGATTTTAGTGGAAATTATTTTTGTAGCTTGGTTGTTCTTGGCTATTTATGATAAACGCTATCGACCGAATTTTAAAAATCCATTAATTTTAACCTTAACTATTTTTCTTAGCATTTTAATTTTAACCGCGGCAGTCGGCGTAGATTTTTCCCGCTCTTTCTGGTCAACCCAAGAAAGGATGACTGGTATTCTTGCCTTCGTTCATTTTTATCTATGGTTTCTGGTTTTAAGTTCTACTTTAAAAAAATGGGAAGATTGGCGAAAATTAATTTTTATCAGCCTACTTTGTTCTTTCTCGGTTGGTCTTTACGGATTAGCTCAAAGACTTGGTCTAGATTTTGTGCTTCGCCCAAATTATCCACAAATGAGTGCGACCTTAGGCAATCCTATTTATTTAGCAGTTTACTCAATGCTTCATCTTTTCTTGACCGTTTTTTTATTTCTAAAAGAAAAAAAACCATTCCGGCGAGGAGTGGCGCTGGGTTTTGTTTTTTTTAACTTAGGAATTATTTTTTTAACCGCTTCGCGAATGGTTATTATGGCCTCTATTACTTCATTCTTAATTTTGGGGGGTTATCTTTTATTCAACCTCTCTCGTTACTGGATAAAATTCATTTTTATTCCTATTTTTATTTTGTTAATCTTGGCTTTGATTGGTGGACTAATTTTTTTACAAACACAGAAAGGAAAGCCCTGGATTTACCAAACACCTCTCTTGATGTATCGATTTGTCTATTTAAGTGAAAACATTGAAAACCGAATTATTCCTTGGCAAGCTGGTTGGCAAGGGTTTTTAGAAAGACCAATTTCTGGCTGGGGTTGGGAAAACTTTCATATTATTTTTAACAAATATCTTAAGCCAAAAGTTTATCGTTGGGGAGAAGAAAACTCTTGGTTTGATAAGTCTCATAATCAGATTATCGACGTTTTATCGTTGACTGGAATTGTCGGGTTAATCTCTTATTTATTAATCTGGATAGCTATCTTTTATCTACTCTTTAAAGAAATTAAAAAAGAACAAGAAAGCCAATCTCGTCTCTCTTTAATCGCTCTAACTCTTTTATTCTTATCTTATTTCCTTCAGAACTTAACAGTTTTTGATACACCAGGACCACTGATTATTTTTTATTTCTCTGTGGCGATGATTTATTTTATTACTCAGCCGCAGATAAATATTAGCCCAGAAAAATCTCAAACCCTCCCCAAAAAATTTCAAACAGATCCAAAATTAAAAATTCAAAACTCAAAACAATTTTCCCAGTCGATTTTAATTCTCTTTTTCCTAATTATTTTGCCAATCATGATTTATAATTTCAATTTGAAACCACTTTACGCCAGTCAAACAGCTGTCAAGGGGTTTCGTTTAAGCCAAATTGATTTAAAAGCTGGTCTTGAATTTTATCAAAAATCTCTTTCGGTTAACACTTTCATTAATCCTGAGGTAAGGTCACTTTTGATCGAGAGTTTCGTTAAAAACCAAAATAAAGTTCAAGACGAAAAAACAAAAAGAGAAATGATCAAATTTATTCTTTTTGAATTAGAAAAAAATATTCAAGAACACCCTAGAGACGTTCGCTACTGGATTCAACTTGGTCAATTTTATATTTCGGCCGGGATGACCGAGGGTAAAAAAGAGTGGCTTGATAAAGCGGAAATGGCTTTTGAGGGGGCAAAAAAACTTTCTCCTCAGCGTCAACAGGTTTATTTCGGTCTGATTAATACCAATTTGCTAAAGAATGATTTAGAAACAGCCCTTAATTTAGCCAAAGAAGTTGTTCAGCTTGACCCTGAAGTGGGGGATTCCCGTAAAGCCTTAGGTGTTGTTTATTTACGGCAAGGTAAATTTTCAGAAGCTATTAATGAATTAGAAGAAGCAGACAAAAAAATTGACCTTTATTCTGATCCTCTCTTAATTTTGTCCTGGTCGAATGCTTATTATCAAATAGATAATCTAAAAAGAGCAATCGAAATTGTTGAAAAAGCAAAAGGACTTCATCCAAATTATGTCGAAATTTATACCCACTTGGCTGTTCTTTATCAAAAAGTAGGCGAAAAGAAAAAGGCTTTGGAGATGGTGAATAAAGCAGTTGAACTTAAACCAAGTTTAAAAGAAGAGGCAGAACAATTTCTTCAATTACTTAAATAA
- a CDS encoding phosphoglycerate kinase: MKLKSFKKLNLKNKKVLLRVNFDLPIKNGKILDDSRIKAHLPTIFHLIKKKAKVILISHLDNPQKIKSYQLRVKQYSLKPVFKNLKLKIKNLKFIDDYFGEKVKKEIEKLKGGEIILLENIRFDSGEEKNEKKLAKKLAELADLYINDAFPVCHRNHSSVSAITDYLPSYAGFLLEKEVKNLSEILEKPKHPLVILMGGAKISTKLPVIKNLLKLADKILIGGALANTFFKARELNIGQSLYEPNMVKEAKKLLKNKKIVIPSDDKIKCKKKNAKFKIQNLKIEELNKFKNFKILDIGQKTIEIFAHLLKSAKMIVWNGPLGYFEEKPFDEGTKKMIEVIIKNKKAKIFIGGGETIASIKLPITDYQLPKNIFISTGGGAMLEFLSGKTLPGLKPLIIKKK, translated from the coding sequence ATGAAATTGAAGTCTTTTAAAAAATTAAATTTAAAAAATAAAAAAGTTCTCCTGCGGGTTAATTTTGACTTGCCAATAAAAAATGGCAAAATTTTAGACGATTCAAGAATCAAGGCCCATTTGCCAACGATCTTTCATTTAATTAAGAAGAAGGCAAAAGTAATTTTGATTTCGCATTTAGATAATCCGCAAAAAATTAAAAGTTATCAATTAAGAGTCAAACAGTATAGTTTAAAGCCAGTTTTTAAAAATTTAAAATTAAAAATCAAAAATTTAAAATTTATTGATGATTATTTTGGCGAGAAAGTAAAAAAAGAGATTGAAAAATTAAAAGGAGGGGAAATCATTCTTTTAGAAAACATTCGTTTTGATTCGGGCGAAGAAAAAAATGAGAAAAAACTTGCCAAAAAATTGGCCGAACTAGCCGATCTTTACATTAACGATGCCTTTCCGGTTTGTCATCGAAATCATAGTTCAGTTTCCGCCATCACTGATTATTTACCTAGTTATGCTGGTTTTCTTCTAGAGAAAGAAGTAAAAAACCTGTCAGAAATTTTAGAAAAACCAAAACATCCTTTAGTGATTTTAATGGGTGGCGCAAAAATTTCCACTAAATTACCGGTCATCAAAAATTTATTAAAATTAGCCGATAAAATTTTAATTGGCGGCGCCTTAGCTAACACATTTTTCAAAGCGAGAGAACTCAATATTGGCCAATCTCTTTATGAGCCAAATATGGTTAAAGAGGCAAAAAAATTATTGAAAAATAAAAAAATTGTTATACCATCAGATGATAAAATAAAATGCAAAAAGAAAAATGCAAAATTCAAAATTCAAAATTTAAAAATAGAGGAGTTGAACAAATTTAAAAATTTTAAAATTCTTGATATTGGTCAAAAAACAATCGAGATCTTTGCTCACTTGCTTAAATCTGCTAAAATGATAGTTTGGAATGGACCGTTAGGATACTTTGAAGAAAAACCATTTGACGAGGGAACAAAGAAAATGATTGAAGTAATAATAAAAAATAAAAAAGCAAAAATTTTTATTGGTGGTGGCGAAACAATTGCTTCAATAAAATTGCCAATTACCGATTACCAATTACCAAAAAATATTTTTATTTCTACTGGCGGTGGGGCAATGCTGGAATTTCTTAGCGGCAAGACCCTACCCGGCCTAAAACCTTTAATCATTAAGAAAAAATAA
- a CDS encoding arginine decarboxylase, pyruvoyl-dependent has translation MNLHFLVPPKVFFTKGVGRHKNYLQSFELALKDAGISPFNLVTVSSILPPGCKRISREEGLKYLKPGQIVFCVMARNSTNEPNRLIAASVGCAWPSEAEAYGYLSEHHSFGEKEVIAGEYAEDLAASMLASTLGIEFEAEKAWDEREQLYKMSGKIIRTSNITQTAEGDKNGLWTSVVAAAVFVFDNNQQSQNKV, from the coding sequence ATGAATCTACACTTTCTTGTTCCACCAAAAGTCTTTTTTACCAAGGGCGTAGGTCGGCATAAAAATTATCTCCAATCTTTTGAATTGGCTTTAAAAGATGCTGGTATTTCGCCCTTCAACCTAGTAACCGTCTCTTCTATTCTTCCTCCTGGTTGTAAAAGAATTAGTCGAGAAGAAGGATTGAAATATCTTAAGCCGGGGCAAATTGTTTTTTGTGTCATGGCTAGAAATTCAACTAACGAGCCAAACCGTCTTATTGCTGCTTCTGTCGGTTGTGCTTGGCCGAGCGAAGCCGAGGCTTATGGTTATCTTTCTGAGCATCATTCTTTCGGAGAAAAAGAAGTGATTGCCGGCGAATACGCAGAAGATCTAGCCGCTTCGATGTTGGCCTCAACTTTAGGTATAGAATTTGAGGCAGAAAAAGCTTGGGATGAGAGAGAACAACTTTATAAAATGAGTGGTAAAATTATTCGAACCTCTAATATCACCCAAACAGCCGAAGGAGACAAGAACGGTCTTTGGACATCGGTAGTGGCAGCGGCTGTCTTTGTTTTTGATAATAATCAGCAGAGCCAAAATAAAGTTTAA
- the eno gene encoding phosphopyruvate hydratase, with amino-acid sequence MAKIKKIIAREILDSRGQPTVEAKIFLDNNLEETASVPAGTSRGSYEALELRDGDFSRFNGQGVLKACQNIKEIISPNLSGLEVTHLKEIDQKLIELDGTKNKSRLGANAILACSLVCARAGAKATHLPLYRYLREIFKLDLLNYQLPIPLFNLINGGRHADSNLEIQEFLIFPKGKEKIARTIQKVVEIFFHLRGILKSRRGTSKAVGDEGGLVPSLLNNEEGLKFLVEATEMAGYKFGQDFYLGLDCAASEFYDQRGYYRLEGKELSRRDLSLIYQNWIKKYPLKLLEDPLEENDFSGWQRLKDDLLKMQEELFIIGDDLLTTNIERLKISLKFNSANGIVIKPNQIGTISETIECIKLARENNYKIEVAHRSGETNDDFIVDLAVAINADFIKAGGPTRGERMAKYNRLMAIEEEIENS; translated from the coding sequence ATGGCTAAGATAAAGAAAATTATCGCCCGCGAAATTTTGGATTCACGTGGCCAGCCGACCGTTGAGGCAAAAATTTTTTTAGATAACAATCTAGAAGAAACTGCTTCTGTGCCGGCTGGAACCTCACGTGGCAGTTATGAGGCTCTAGAATTGCGTGACGGCGACTTTTCTCGTTTCAATGGTCAGGGCGTTTTGAAAGCTTGTCAAAATATTAAAGAAATTATTTCGCCAAATCTGAGTGGTTTAGAGGTAACTCATTTAAAAGAAATCGATCAAAAACTTATTGAACTTGACGGAACGAAAAATAAATCTCGTTTGGGGGCGAATGCCATTTTGGCTTGTTCTTTAGTTTGTGCTCGGGCCGGAGCAAAAGCTACTCATTTACCTCTTTATCGCTATCTTCGCGAAATTTTTAAATTAGACCTTCTAAATTATCAACTGCCAATTCCACTTTTTAATTTAATCAATGGCGGACGACACGCCGATTCAAATTTAGAAATTCAAGAATTTCTAATTTTCCCTAAAGGAAAAGAGAAAATTGCTCGGACGATTCAAAAGGTAGTAGAGATTTTTTTTCATCTAAGAGGCATTTTAAAATCAAGAAGAGGAACCTCAAAAGCTGTCGGTGATGAAGGTGGCTTAGTTCCATCTCTATTAAATAATGAAGAGGGTTTAAAATTTTTAGTCGAAGCTACAGAAATGGCTGGTTATAAATTTGGTCAAGATTTTTACTTAGGCCTTGATTGCGCCGCTTCAGAATTTTATGATCAACGAGGATATTATCGTTTGGAGGGTAAGGAATTATCTCGTCGTGATTTATCCTTAATTTATCAAAACTGGATTAAAAAATATCCTCTTAAACTTTTAGAAGATCCTTTAGAAGAAAATGATTTTTCTGGTTGGCAAAGATTAAAAGATGATTTATTAAAAATGCAGGAAGAGTTATTCATCATTGGCGACGATTTATTAACGACTAATATCGAAAGATTGAAAATAAGTCTTAAGTTTAATTCAGCCAACGGTATTGTCATTAAGCCAAATCAAATTGGTACCATTTCTGAAACAATTGAATGTATTAAATTAGCCAGAGAAAATAATTATAAAATTGAAGTCGCTCATCGTTCTGGTGAAACTAACGATGATTTTATCGTCGATTTAGCGGTGGCGATTAATGCTGATTTTATTAAAGCTGGCGGTCCAACAAGAGGTGAACGGATGGCAAAATATAATCGATTGATGGCAATTGAAGAAGAAATAGAGAATAGTTAA
- the gpmI gene encoding 2,3-bisphosphoglycerate-independent phosphoglycerate mutase — protein sequence MIELIKKNRPVVLVILDGWGYSREKRGNAVFLAQPKTFNYLQKNYPFTLLQASGRAVGLFPDQEGNSEAGHFNLGAGRIVLDDSVLISQEIKNKKFFKNKILIEVCQYVKKNKVALHLLGMIAERPTAHANPEHLINLIALAEKFKIKKIFLHLFTDGRDTSQHSALKAIKKIEKKINQAEIATLSGRFYAMDRKKTWVRTEKVYHLLTLGKGERADSFEEAISRAYNRGLTDEYIPPTIITKNHQPTTLIRENDAVIFFNLRSDRARQLTKPFVQKNFEKNNHHAFKRKKIFKKIFFVTLTDFGTHLDSVKTAYPAQKIKNSLPIVLAGLSQAYLAEKEKYAHITYFFSGGYNDSRGGEKRIFVPSPSVENYAQKPEMSADKVTDQVLKLIKEGNDFIAVNFANPDIIGHTGNLQAAIKAIKVVDGCLKKIVNLVDKETGLVIVTADHGNAEEMINLKTGEISVSHSKNPVPFILFSKRYKKLKLKEGILADVAPTILELLNIPQPKEMTGRSLIK from the coding sequence ATGATAGAACTTATTAAAAAAAATAGACCGGTCGTCTTGGTTATTCTTGACGGCTGGGGATACTCAAGAGAAAAAAGAGGCAACGCAGTGTTTTTAGCTCAACCGAAAACTTTTAACTATTTGCAAAAAAATTATCCTTTTACCTTACTGCAAGCCAGTGGAAGGGCGGTTGGTTTATTTCCCGATCAAGAAGGGAATTCTGAGGCCGGCCATTTTAATTTAGGTGCTGGTCGAATTGTTTTAGATGATTCAGTTTTAATTTCGCAGGAAATTAAAAATAAAAAATTTTTCAAAAATAAAATTTTAATTGAGGTTTGTCAATATGTCAAAAAAAATAAAGTCGCCCTTCATTTATTAGGCATGATTGCAGAAAGGCCAACTGCTCATGCTAATCCCGAACACTTAATTAATTTGATTGCTCTGGCTGAAAAATTTAAAATCAAAAAAATTTTTCTACATCTTTTTACTGATGGTCGAGACACTTCTCAACACTCGGCTTTAAAAGCGATTAAAAAAATAGAAAAGAAAATCAATCAGGCAGAAATTGCTACTCTAAGCGGTCGATTTTATGCCATGGATAGAAAAAAGACCTGGGTGAGAACTGAAAAGGTTTATCATCTTTTAACTTTGGGAAAGGGAGAAAGAGCAGACTCTTTTGAAGAAGCAATTAGCCGTGCTTATAATCGCGGCTTGACTGATGAATATATTCCACCAACAATTATCACTAAGAATCACCAACCTACCACTTTAATTAGAGAAAATGATGCGGTGATATTTTTCAATTTAAGATCTGATCGGGCTCGACAATTAACAAAACCATTTGTTCAAAAAAATTTCGAAAAAAATAATCACCACGCTTTCAAAAGAAAAAAAATTTTCAAAAAAATATTTTTCGTCACCCTAACGGATTTTGGTACCCATCTCGATTCAGTGAAAACAGCTTATCCGGCTCAAAAAATAAAAAATTCTCTTCCTATAGTTCTAGCTGGTCTTTCTCAAGCTTATCTGGCAGAAAAAGAAAAGTACGCTCATATTACTTATTTTTTTAGTGGTGGCTATAATGATTCAAGAGGTGGTGAAAAAAGAATTTTTGTCCCTTCGCCATCAGTAGAGAATTATGCCCAAAAACCAGAAATGAGTGCTGATAAAGTGACTGACCAAGTTTTGAAGTTAATAAAAGAAGGTAATGATTTTATCGCCGTTAATTTTGCTAACCCTGACATTATTGGCCATACCGGTAACCTTCAGGCGGCAATTAAGGCGATTAAAGTAGTTGATGGTTGCTTAAAAAAAATAGTTAATTTAGTTGACAAAGAAACGGGATTGGTGATAGTAACAGCTGATCATGGTAACGCCGAAGAAATGATTAATCTAAAAACCGGTGAAATTTCTGTTTCTCACAGCAAAAATCCTGTTCCTTTTATTTTGTTTTCTAAAAGATATAAAAAACTAAAATTGAAAGAAGGAATTTTAGCTGATGTAGCACCGACGATTTTGGAACTATTAAACATTCCCCAACCAAAAGAAATGACTGGACGAAGTTTAATAAAATAA
- the gpmI gene encoding 2,3-bisphosphoglycerate-independent phosphoglycerate mutase, which translates to MAEIDKNNKPLVLIILDGWGVAPPSHGNAITLARTPIFSGLIATYPTYTLQAAGLAVGLPWGEQGNSEVGHLNLGAGRIIYQTLPRIDKSISEGDFFHNPVFLEAINHVKKNNSKLHLLGLISNGNIHSSIDHLEALLELAKRENLKNVYLHGILDGRDTPYNSGFKFVERIQRKMKEINFGEIATLAGRFYAMDRDNHWSRIEKVYLAMTEGISEKKFTEPLTAITESYQQKVFDEEFVPTVIVKDNQPVAKIEDNDAVIFFNFRADRSRELTKAFVVSGFENFLRKRTLQNLFFVTFTDYEEGLPVKVAFPSEKIEYPLAQVLAEAELSQLHLAETEKYAHVTYFFNGGQEKKFSKEDWLLIPSPRVSSYDQKPAMSAVEITRQVILSLTYEKYDFILVNFANPDMVGHTGNLLATIEAIETVDRCLGQIIDLVLKKNAVALVTADHGNAEELINLQTGKIDKEHSTNPVPFIFIKNGLEERKIEVPDLSKIKPAGVLADVGPTILKLLDIPQPKEMTGRPLI; encoded by the coding sequence ATGGCAGAAATTGATAAAAACAATAAACCACTTGTCCTCATTATTCTTGATGGCTGGGGGGTAGCGCCGCCGTCGCATGGTAATGCCATTACCCTTGCTCGAACGCCTATTTTTTCTGGACTTATTGCTACTTATCCAACCTATACTTTACAAGCGGCTGGCTTAGCCGTCGGTCTACCTTGGGGCGAACAAGGCAATTCAGAGGTTGGTCATCTTAATTTAGGAGCCGGCCGAATTATTTATCAGACCTTACCAAGAATTGATAAGTCTATTAGTGAAGGCGACTTTTTTCATAACCCTGTTTTTTTAGAGGCAATCAATCATGTTAAAAAAAATAATTCAAAACTTCACCTTTTGGGCCTAATTTCCAATGGTAATATCCACTCTTCAATTGATCATCTGGAGGCACTTTTAGAATTGGCGAAACGAGAAAATTTAAAAAACGTTTATCTCCACGGTATTCTTGACGGTCGTGATACCCCTTATAATTCTGGTTTTAAATTTGTTGAAAGAATTCAAAGAAAAATGAAAGAGATTAATTTTGGTGAAATCGCTACACTAGCTGGTCGATTTTATGCTATGGACAGAGATAATCATTGGTCAAGAATTGAAAAGGTTTATTTGGCTATGACCGAGGGAATATCAGAAAAAAAATTTACCGAACCGCTGACCGCCATAACCGAATCCTATCAACAGAAAGTTTTTGATGAAGAATTTGTACCAACCGTCATCGTTAAAGATAATCAACCAGTGGCAAAAATTGAAGACAACGATGCAGTGATTTTTTTTAATTTTCGAGCCGACCGTTCAAGGGAGCTAACCAAAGCCTTTGTTGTTTCTGGTTTTGAAAATTTTCTGCGAAAAAGAACTTTACAGAACCTATTTTTTGTCACCTTTACTGATTATGAAGAAGGGTTGCCGGTTAAAGTTGCCTTTCCGAGTGAAAAAATAGAATATCCTTTGGCTCAAGTTTTAGCTGAGGCCGAGCTTTCACAACTTCATTTAGCCGAAACCGAAAAGTATGCTCACGTCACTTATTTTTTCAATGGTGGTCAAGAAAAAAAATTTTCTAAAGAAGATTGGCTTTTAATTCCTTCGCCACGAGTTTCTTCTTATGACCAAAAACCAGCCATGAGTGCAGTAGAAATTACTAGACAAGTGATTTTGTCTTTGACCTACGAAAAATATGATTTTATTTTAGTCAATTTTGCCAATCCAGATATGGTTGGCCATACCGGCAACTTATTAGCTACCATTGAAGCCATTGAAACAGTTGACAGATGTCTTGGTCAAATTATTGATTTGGTTTTGAAAAAAAACGCAGTTGCTCTAGTGACAGCTGATCACGGCAACGCCGAAGAATTAATTAATCTTCAGACTGGGAAAATTGATAAAGAACATTCAACCAACCCCGTTCCCTTTATTTTCATTAAAAATGGCTTAGAAGAAAGAAAAATAGAGGTGCCTGATTTAAGTAAAATAAAACCAGCTGGTGTTTTAGCCGATGTGGGTCCAACGATTTTAAAGTTACTCGATATTCCTCAACCAAAAGAAATGACCGGTCGACCACTGATTTAA